The Denitrificimonas caeni genome has a segment encoding these proteins:
- a CDS encoding MaoC family dehydratase has product MTQSTSIPYSSLEVGQTATFSKLVTEHDIMLFASMSGDRNPVHLDAEYAAGTMFKERIAHGMFSGALISAAVACELPGPGTIYLGQQMEFKLPVKLGDELTVQLEILEKLPKFRVRIATRVVNQRDEVVVDGEALIIAPRKEDTVQLAEVPRFVAQ; this is encoded by the coding sequence ATGACGCAAAGCACGAGTATTCCATACAGCAGTTTAGAAGTGGGTCAAACTGCAACTTTCAGCAAGCTAGTGACCGAGCATGACATCATGCTGTTTGCCAGCATGTCCGGTGACCGCAACCCAGTGCACCTGGATGCCGAGTATGCGGCCGGTACCATGTTTAAAGAGCGCATCGCCCATGGCATGTTCAGTGGGGCGCTGATCAGTGCAGCAGTGGCTTGTGAGCTGCCTGGTCCTGGAACTATTTACCTTGGTCAGCAAATGGAGTTTAAGCTGCCGGTCAAATTGGGTGATGAACTGACTGTACAGCTCGAGATTTTAGAAAAGCTGCCCAAGTTTCGTGTGCGAATTGCCACCCGTGTGGTGAACCAGCGCGATGAAGTCGTGGTGGATGGTGAGGCTTTAATTATTGCCCCCCGCAAAGAAGATACT